From the Argentina anserina chromosome 3, drPotAnse1.1, whole genome shotgun sequence genome, the window AAGAAGTAAGAGCATTTTCTAAACAACGAAATTCTCCCCACTTTAGTAAGGTACATGTACCTCCCCTACcataacaaaatgaaaattaaattaaaaataaataaaatcaacCCAAAATGAGCTTTTTAATGTTGAAAATGACCATTTTGAGAGATTAAAAAGTCTAATAATTTTAATGAAATGAATGGTTAACTCACCTATCTTTGGAAAAAatttgcgtacaaactagtatgtacgcgtgcgtccaaactctcgtttatttacacattttgggaatataaatacataattttaaccgttcaaaattttagtttattactaaagatcatttctgtaaaaaatcaacataaacaaaaatcgtcttcatagttgattgcatcaaataaattgatggttgatcatgagactactaactttcaccataaccgttcatttgtttgatgcaatcgactatgaaaacgatttttgtttatgttgatcttttacaaaaatgatctttagtaataaactaaaattttgaacggttaaaatcatgtatttatattcccaaagtgtgcaaataaacgagagtttggacgcacaTGTACATACTAGTTTATACGCAAGTTTTTCTCCCATCTTTTGCGAGAATATATCATACGTTGTCCCGACTTTTATCATATATCCAAAACTTGAACAACATCATCAAAATTCTTTGGTGTTTATATTGTCTTCTCAGGTTGTCTAATTGTGACGACGACTTTGAAACTCCAACGCAACCTCTTTGGCTAAGGTTGGGCTTGTGGGTTAGGAGTCTTCCTCAGAATCGGGCGTGGTTGAAAGGTGTATGGAGTGTGGGGTAGCTATGGATGGAGAAGGCGGTCGAGACGGCAGCGATGGGTCGTTGCAGGTCTATTGTGGGTCGGGTTCAGCATTGGATGCCGAGATCTAGGGCGCCGTCGGGGTTTGCTGATTCGTTGGATTTACGGTTGGCTTTCGTTCGACGACTCCGGCTTGGCGAGTCCTTCTCCCTCCGGCAAGGGTTGGCGGCGATGAGCTTTGTGGGCATATCAAATCTAGATTTTTCCTTCTTTGGTCCGGGTCGGATCTGGCTCCAAATCTGGAGCCGGGTTTGGGACCCTGGTGGATCTTGGGTTGGGATGACTGCCCTACTCTAGTGTGGATATCATGTCATTTTAGTTGGTTTTGGCCACTATTTTGGTATCATTGCTGGTTAACAGACCCACAACTTTGGTTCCTGTTCGTTAGGATCGTTTGTCAATATGGCATCACCCTTGGTCGGCTTCGATTATTTAGGTGCAAGATTACCCTTAATTCTATGTTCGTTCGTAGGATCCGCATGGGTAGTCATACCACCGACTACTCATTTTAGTTGGTGTTTCGGCGTAACGacaattgtaaattttatttttctttgccTAGGCGatgcaattttatttttttcatgtttttgtttcatatttctttgatgCATCTCTGCATCGTATcattataacctttatattcaataaattgttGTCGTTtagaatataaaaaaattgaagtgaATGAACTTAAAAATAGAAACACTGAGGTACAAAAGGCAATATCTCAcatgctttttttttaattgtggtAATTAAAACTAAATTTGGCGAATAAACACCTTATAAAAAATTTACCAATAGGCAATCAACATTAAAGTGATTATTACCTTAATACCAAATTAAGCCTTAGTCATTTATCAATTAAACACCTTATTAAAAATTGCCTAATAGACAATCAACATTAAAGTGTTTCTTAATACCAAACTATGCCTTAGTCATTTATTAATAATGTATTGAGCCGCATAATAGCGGCTGTTCATTGTTTATTCTTTTATGATTTTAGGGGTTGGCCGACATATTTTCACAGGGTTGGTCAGAGTGTGAAACACCCAACAATGagctctaaactctaaacaatGATCTCATTTATATCTGTGGAAGTGTTTAGTGGAGTAGACCTGTCAAAGTTCTATTCTGTGAATATTGAGGGGTTTATATCACTTGTTGTATTCTCAAATGGTCATTTTCATCTACATTCTACAATAAAAGATCGAAGTTAGAAATCAACTTGGTGACCGCGAAAgggttatttttttaaaaatatctCCATCAAGCTGGTCGCTCCACCCAAGCTAATCAAGGCAGATGCAGAATATAAGATTGTTTGTTCGAAGTTAATTTTCTTCAGCATTTCCTTTTTGTTTGTCTGTCCTTTTATACTTTATTTTGCATTTTGATTTGTTTCAGTAAAAGCTTTTTGTGCTTGTATTGGAGTTTACCTTCAGCTTCACTAGGCATAATTCGTAGTATCGCTTTTGCCAATTGGAACGAATCCATTTTCAATTGGAATGAAAAAACTGGCGTCTTCAAGAAGAATTTGAGGCCACCAGTTAATATAATCTAAAACAATAATTAtgcttataagttataacaaAGCTACTAGTAGTACTAGATATCTCAAATCTTGGGATAAATTTTGCCTATTGTTAGAAAACTGATTAAAGCACTCATCCATTCATTTTGAAAAGGGAAAGAAAATTGTGCTTTATGAATAAGGCTTCTTTTTCTGGtgaatttaacaaaaaaattccTCAAAATGTACATGTACAGAGATAACActaaaattaagaaatgatGCTGACAGGGAAATAAGCTGCTTTGATAGTTGCTAAATACAACAGTACAACAGGAAACCACAGTATTAAGTGTTTCATGTGTTTTTCAATGCCGACAAAGCGTCCTTTGTTGCAGCTGAGATTACAGCGTCTGAGGCATTTGGCAAGTAATAGTATTTTCCTGCaaaacatatatgtgatgaGATTATGAGCAGATCTTCAAATATGATAAGATGTGAACAGTTGATACAAGTTTGAAAAGGAACCTTGAGCAACTCTCGCTATCTCCTTGGCAAAACCGGTCGAAACAAACTTATTTTCAGTGTCAATGACAAGAAGAGACATCCCTGCTTTGTATATCTTACCAGCAACCTCTAGAATCTCATCCTGAAGGATTTCCACAAGTAAATATGATAAAGGAGGTTGAGTGCAAAATCACAAAACCACATTAAGCATATAATTGGCATGGAAAAATACAGGACCACATGAGATCCGATGATAAAACCTATTTCTACAATGTAACATGGGGCCAATTATGAAATCTAAACTTTGACAACATGTTGGAAGGTTCATATTAATAATACATCCGGTGCAAAATTTACCTTCAACTCCTTCGACGTAGGTTTTGGGGCATCAGTAGCAGCAGCTGCAGCTTCAGGGTCATTGGACCTTTTGAGTGATATATTGGCTCTACCATCAGTTATTGCAACAATCATTATACGTCCAACATCACCACTCTTCTCTGCATTTAGCCCAACCCTTACGGCCTAAGCAGTTTGATTATAGGACATTGTCAGTCAAAGAAAAGATGGCTGTGCTTATACACAAGAAGCTACTTGGTAGTTGGTATCACAAATCAAGATTCTTATATTATTAATACAATTGAAGTAACCAACAGTACACGCATAAGAGATAGTGCAGAAATTGGATAAGATATAAGCTGGATGCTTAAATTACATCAAATAGTCATTATATCATAATATGAACAGACATCGTGCAGCCATCTAGTAGGGAAGTCATTAAGACTTCAGAAGTAACTAATGAAATATGAGCCATTGACAATAACATTAGCCCTGAGGTATCAATGGATGTACATACCGTGGTCAGACCATGAGCAAGGGGAGAACCTCCACCACAGGGAAGTCTCTCAAGACGATTTCTTGCCATTGCAATTGATCTAGAAGGAGGCAGAAGAACTTCAGCAGAATCTCCACGAAAAGGAATAATAGAAACCTATCAGAAGTACCAGTTGACACTATTTCAAAGATAATTACCAGAATAGCATTAATACAGACGATACTTATTCCAATTGTTGCAGCAATTTGGGGAtgaatttgattttaaatgaattattattattctccTTAAGTATATACCCCGTATTCACAGAACATGGATGATGAGAAACAACATCTGGGTTGCTCATGTGCATGTGAAAATATTTCAAATTAGCTCAGCATGTTCTAGTGCAAATGTGTTTTATTGGGAAGGTAATGACTAGATAATCATGCCCTAATTGAGCGCaatacttttcttttctttcttttctcataaGAGATAATCAGAAAACATTTGTTTGAACAAGAGCCATGGTAGTCACATCCCTCATAAATaatataacttttttttttgtaaagatAATATCACTTTTCCTACCTGATCTCTGCTCGTATAACTTTCAGCTAGTAACTTCAAAGCTGCACCTTTTGCATTCTGCATTCGGTTCAGTGCCATGCTTCCACTTGCatcaacaacaaatataaccTGCCACGTGAATCGAGATTTTTCTCACTATTATATGAGGTATAATTTAGATTAACCACACTTAATCTAAGATGTAGTGAGAGAGGGGCCATTAATTTGATGTGACCAAGTATGGCAACCAGTGCCAAAACAGACGCACAAATATAGATATATCCACATATCTAAACAAATCTATATATTAAAGAGGCAAAAAAGGAGGAAATTGTTTTTGCCAATACCAGTGCTCCTGCTTTCCGTGCCATTCTCTTTGCTCTCATGTCAGTTTTCTCAACAAAAACTTTCCTACCAACTTGAGTATTCTTCTCCCTACGCAATTTTTGATATGGTGCAGCAACTCTAAGAGTTGCATCAACAGCTAATCTCTTTACAGGGCCCTGTTAAGGATAAAGTGTGATTGGATAAGACAAACACGGTCAAGCAAGTTCCAGGCACGTAAGGTTGCATGTTCCACTAAAAAGGGGCAGGCAGAACTAGCTTTTAGATTTATGTAGATGATGAGTGGAAAGCAAATAACTGACATATAAGTTTTGATCGAGAAAATGAACTTTGCAGCCAATGTTATTCATTTGGCTTTCATCAAGTCAGTAGGAGAAGGGGATAAAAGCAAGGTTACACAGGTTATGAGTCttaagagttttttttatttaatgaaaattGAAACAGCAAAAGTAATCTATATTTCTCACGAAGAAAATGGAAGGGAACAGTAAATTTTAAAGGGGGGAAGGTGGAAATGGGAACAAGTAACCTTCGGTAGCATCGGTTTGATGTATCGACCTCTATCCTCTGAAAAAATAACATTCTTAGCTCTCCCAGCCTTCCCTTTGCGTCTTTGCGCTTGTTGTGCAAAAAAGAGAAGCTTCTCATCCACCAAACCCCCTTCTGCATCAAAGACAAACTCTTCAGGTAGTTGATCCTGCTCTTGTTCATTATCTTCATTCTCTTCCTTCTCTTCATCATTTTCATCCTGGTAATATATACTCACATATCATGAATAATGTTAAACCTCTGTTCCCTGATAGATCATTTTTGTAGTAAAATcgagaaataaaattaaaattggaGAACACACCACAAATTTTACTCGATCACACCTAAAAAAAAGGAAGGAAGCCTTCAATTATGTGTACTCGAAATTTAAGTTTTGATCAACATGAACAGACCTCTTTTTCTTGTTCCTCCTCATTCTGCTCTTGCCCagattcttgattttgaggaggtggtggaggtggaggGGGTTGATTTTTCTGTTCTGGTGGGTTCTCATTTGGAATTGAACGAGGAAGTATGACCAGTTCTACCTGAAGTAGATAATATTCTCAGAACAAAAAGTAATGATGTAGATGATGACAGATGTAAAACCTAAAATGTTACTAGAGATATTGTACTTACATTTGGCAAATTTATCGTTAATGAtgattatttattttggaGCTACTatattatcttttattttaaattggAAAACTCCAGTTGTCAGAATTCAACTGAAAAGTGCAAAAGGCTTACTTTTAAATTCAATCCAATAGATTGCATCCGTTGGTAAAAATAATGAGTTTTCGGCCTAATATAAAGGGCTGCTACAGTTTCATTCATTTATATTATCATTCTAAAGAGATCACAAAACTTCAGTTTTCTGCTGATTTGTGTGAAAATCGAAAGGTTCAAAGAATACATGTGGATTATTTCTCAACTTTCATCATGGTTAACATTTACATGCTTCTCTTCTCCATCCCAACACAAATAATTATGTATCGCACATGTatgattttaatttttcatattACAAAAATAACATACCAGTAAACACTTGtaaatacagaaagatactatgTGTAATAAAACAGAAGTATACTTAACAGCTTTTTTCAGGTCATCAGCATAAACTTTTTCTCGTCCGTCTAGAGCAGCTAAGCATTTTGCAACACGGGAAGCATATAGCTCAGCTCGATGTCCCTGATAGTCACATATCACATTAACAATATAGTTGTTAGTTTATGGTCCAGTTACAGAAAACAAGTACAAGTTAGAACAAGAAGCATAAAATGATAAGACTTATCCACCCAAATGTATAAGAAGACATCCTGATGTAGAACAGCTAAGTTAAGAAAGGAAAACTGGCAAGGGGCTTGACAACACAGGATCTTAAAAAGACATGTCAGAAAGACATTTTGTAACCAAATCCCACAACCAACAGGCCGCTTGGGTAAACATGTCTTAAAAGTTatgttttattatatatttcttaAGCTGCAAGAAAAAGAATCGAGTTATTATCTACTCTCACATATGTTTTATGTAGACTGTTTGGCCATTACTGAGTAATGGATCcagttttttataatttagacTAATTAGTAAGCTGGAATAATTACAACTTTTAACATTTACTCTAGATTGAATTTGTAACAGATGTCCTAAATTGAAGTGTTCTGAATTTTTATCTCAGATCAATGATTACCAGTTATGAAGTTAGCACTCTCCATGTCCCAAATTCTAACATGCCAagtagaaaagaaaatatgacaCTCATAAGGACATAATCAGGATAACAAAATGATCCCAAATTCGCATGACGAGCTTTGAGAGAGACTTTTCTTAATAAGCAACCAAAATGTGTCTGAAATAGAACCGACTGTTAAACACGTTAAACAGCAAACTCCAGGGGAGGTAACTCATACAGAATCCCACTATGCTCTTTCACTGACATCTACCATCAAAAACCCAAACCATCGCATAGCCCCCTATGCATAAGAAAACCTATTCCTCTTCTTGGttgctctcttcttctttcatctagcttctttttttttttttttttgaggttGCTCTTGTCTTCTGAAGACAGCAATGTTAAGGTAATGAAAGTTGTGATATGCAA encodes:
- the LOC126787769 gene encoding magnesium-chelatase subunit ChlD, chloroplastic, whose translation is MAFSSPSSTSFLSHLHSSLLVSPAFKLHRPFLLSTRFRFHFHRQARIRITASAAAVIESSNGAVASNQDNSDANSNYGRHFFPLAAVVGQDAIKTALLLGAIDREIGGIAISGRRGTAKTVMARGLHAILPPIEVVVGSIANADPACPEEWEDVLSERMEFDSSGIVKTQIVKSPFVQIPLGVTEDRLIGSVDVEESVRTGTTVFQPGLLAEAHRGVLYVDEINLLDEGISNLLLNVLTEGVNIVEREGMSFRHPCKPLLIATYNPEEGAVREHLLDRIAINLSADLPMSFDDRVAAVGIATKFQEYSNEVFQMVQEETEFAKTQIILAREYLKDVIISREQLKYLVLESLRGGCQGHRAELYASRVAKCLAALDGREKVYADDLKKAVELVILPRSIPNENPPEQKNQPPPPPPPPQNQESGQEQNEEEQEKEDENDEEKEENEDNEQEQDQLPEEFVFDAEGGLVDEKLLFFAQQAQRRKGKAGRAKNVIFSEDRGRYIKPMLPKGPVKRLAVDATLRVAAPYQKLRREKNTQVGRKVFVEKTDMRAKRMARKAGALVIFVVDASGSMALNRMQNAKGAALKLLAESYTSRDQVSIIPFRGDSAEVLLPPSRSIAMARNRLERLPCGGGSPLAHGLTTAVRVGLNAEKSGDVGRIMIVAITDGRANISLKRSNDPEAAAAATDAPKPTSKELKDEILEVAGKIYKAGMSLLVIDTENKFVSTGFAKEIARVAQGKYYYLPNASDAVISAATKDALSALKNT